From a region of the Primulina eburnea isolate SZY01 chromosome 7, ASM2296580v1, whole genome shotgun sequence genome:
- the LOC140836239 gene encoding mitochondrial import receptor subunit TOM20-like isoform X1 — protein sequence MTSHFPRAKLMAAYSLILDPQKRTSIKSETLFTGKKCFGELEDHRTNYIMDMSSDFDRLLFFEHARRTAEATYAKNPLDTDNLTRWGGVLLELAQFQSGPESKKMVLDAISKLEEALDVDPRKHDTLWALGNAYTSNAFLFPDLDEARPYFDKAALYYEQAVELEPTNELYKKSLEVAVKAPELHVEFHKHGFSQQAMGPGPSASTNTKQQTKKAKTSDLKYDIFGWVILAVGIVAWVGFAKSNVPSPPPR from the exons ATGACGTCACACTTCCCACGGGCCAAACTCATGGCCGCATATAGTCTCATTCTGGACCCCCAAAAGCGCACAAGTATAAAATCAGAAACCCTATTTACTGGAAAGAAGTGCTTTGGGGAACTCGAAGATCATCGGACAAACTACATCATGGATATGTCTAGCGATTTCGATCGTCTCCTCTTCTTTGAGCACGCTCGTAGAACTGCTGAAGCTACCTACGCCAAAAATCCTCTTGATACTGAT AATTTGACTAGATGGGGCGGGGTGTTACTGGAGTTAGCGCAGTTTCAGAGCGGTCCGGAGTCCAAGAAGATGGTTCTAG ATGCTATATCCAAGTTGGAGGAGGCACTGGATGTTGATCCAAGAAAGCATGATACCCTTTGGGCCCTTGGGAATGCATATACATCAAATGCATTTCTTTTTCCAGATCTCGATGAGGCCAGGCCTTACTTTGATAAGGCGGCTCTGTACTATGAGCAAGCAGTGGAACTG GAGCCGACAAACGAGCTTTACAAGAAATCTTTAGAAGTAGCGGTAAAG GCTCCTGAGTTACATGTGGAATTCCACAAGCATGGTTTCTCTCAGCAGGCCATGGGACCAGGCCCTTCTGCATCTACCAACACAAAG CAGCAGACAAAAAAGGCTAAAACTAGTGATctcaaatatgatatttttggaTGGGTAATTCTTGCGGTTGGCATTGTTGCGTGGGTGGGATTTGCCAAATCTAATGTTCCCTCACCTCCTCCAAGATAA
- the LOC140836239 gene encoding mitochondrial import receptor subunit TOM20-like isoform X2 encodes MTSHFPRAKLMAAYSLILDPQKRTSIKSETLFTGKKCFGELEDHRTNYIMDMSSDFDRLLFFEHARRTAEATYAKNPLDTDNLTRWGGVLLELAQFQSGPESKKMVLDAISKLEEALDVDPRKHDTLWALGNAYTSNAFLFPDLDEARPYFDKAALYYEQAVELEPTNELYKKSLEVAVKAPELHVEFHKHGFSQQAMGPGPSASTNTKQTKKAKTSDLKYDIFGWVILAVGIVAWVGFAKSNVPSPPPR; translated from the exons ATGACGTCACACTTCCCACGGGCCAAACTCATGGCCGCATATAGTCTCATTCTGGACCCCCAAAAGCGCACAAGTATAAAATCAGAAACCCTATTTACTGGAAAGAAGTGCTTTGGGGAACTCGAAGATCATCGGACAAACTACATCATGGATATGTCTAGCGATTTCGATCGTCTCCTCTTCTTTGAGCACGCTCGTAGAACTGCTGAAGCTACCTACGCCAAAAATCCTCTTGATACTGAT AATTTGACTAGATGGGGCGGGGTGTTACTGGAGTTAGCGCAGTTTCAGAGCGGTCCGGAGTCCAAGAAGATGGTTCTAG ATGCTATATCCAAGTTGGAGGAGGCACTGGATGTTGATCCAAGAAAGCATGATACCCTTTGGGCCCTTGGGAATGCATATACATCAAATGCATTTCTTTTTCCAGATCTCGATGAGGCCAGGCCTTACTTTGATAAGGCGGCTCTGTACTATGAGCAAGCAGTGGAACTG GAGCCGACAAACGAGCTTTACAAGAAATCTTTAGAAGTAGCGGTAAAG GCTCCTGAGTTACATGTGGAATTCCACAAGCATGGTTTCTCTCAGCAGGCCATGGGACCAGGCCCTTCTGCATCTACCAACACAAAG CAGACAAAAAAGGCTAAAACTAGTGATctcaaatatgatatttttggaTGGGTAATTCTTGCGGTTGGCATTGTTGCGTGGGTGGGATTTGCCAAATCTAATGTTCCCTCACCTCCTCCAAGATAA
- the LOC140836239 gene encoding mitochondrial import receptor subunit TOM20-like isoform X3, with amino-acid sequence MTSHFPRAKLMAAYSLILDPQKRTSIKSETLFTGKKCFGELEDHRTNYIMDMSSDFDRLLFFEHARRTAEATYAKNPLDTDNLTRWGGVLLELAQFQSGPESKKMVLDAISKLEEALDVDPRKHDTLWALGNAYTSNAFLFPDLDEARPYFDKAALYYEQAVELEPTNELYKKSLEVAVKAPELHVEFHKHGFSQQAMGPGPSASTNTKTKKAKTSDLKYDIFGWVILAVGIVAWVGFAKSNVPSPPPR; translated from the exons ATGACGTCACACTTCCCACGGGCCAAACTCATGGCCGCATATAGTCTCATTCTGGACCCCCAAAAGCGCACAAGTATAAAATCAGAAACCCTATTTACTGGAAAGAAGTGCTTTGGGGAACTCGAAGATCATCGGACAAACTACATCATGGATATGTCTAGCGATTTCGATCGTCTCCTCTTCTTTGAGCACGCTCGTAGAACTGCTGAAGCTACCTACGCCAAAAATCCTCTTGATACTGAT AATTTGACTAGATGGGGCGGGGTGTTACTGGAGTTAGCGCAGTTTCAGAGCGGTCCGGAGTCCAAGAAGATGGTTCTAG ATGCTATATCCAAGTTGGAGGAGGCACTGGATGTTGATCCAAGAAAGCATGATACCCTTTGGGCCCTTGGGAATGCATATACATCAAATGCATTTCTTTTTCCAGATCTCGATGAGGCCAGGCCTTACTTTGATAAGGCGGCTCTGTACTATGAGCAAGCAGTGGAACTG GAGCCGACAAACGAGCTTTACAAGAAATCTTTAGAAGTAGCGGTAAAG GCTCCTGAGTTACATGTGGAATTCCACAAGCATGGTTTCTCTCAGCAGGCCATGGGACCAGGCCCTTCTGCATCTACCAACACAAAG ACAAAAAAGGCTAAAACTAGTGATctcaaatatgatatttttggaTGGGTAATTCTTGCGGTTGGCATTGTTGCGTGGGTGGGATTTGCCAAATCTAATGTTCCCTCACCTCCTCCAAGATAA